The following coding sequences are from one Triticum aestivum cultivar Chinese Spring chromosome 5A, IWGSC CS RefSeq v2.1, whole genome shotgun sequence window:
- the LOC123107339 gene encoding probable auxin efflux carrier component 5b — MIGWGDVYRVAAAMAPLYFALGLGYGSVRWWKLFTPDHCDAVNRLVVYFAFPLFGFDFTARAGSFAAGYRVLAADAVAKLIVVLALAGCAAARRAKAATRRGGGSAPSSYSWCITGFSLAALNNGLLVGVPLLDAMYGKWARDVIVQLSVLQAVVWLPLMLVVFEARQAWLEVTPEPADQGAVAREEGDLQEAPGSDVHRPAAAGDGRKMAATGCAFWAPLLRAVGVKLARNPNVYASLLGVAWSFVANRWHLKMPSIIDGSIAIMSKTCIGMGMFSMGMFIGLQDKFIVCGLGLTALSLVLRFIVAPAATVAGALILGLRGDLLRVTILQAALPQSVATFVFSREYDLHAGVLSTAIIVSTLASLPMLTAYYLVLGLVI, encoded by the exons ATGATAGGGTGGGGGGACGTGTACAGGGTGGCGGCCGCCATGGCGCCGCTCTACTTCGCCCTCGGCCTCGGCTACGGCTCCGTGCGGTGGTGGAAGCTCTTCACCCCGGACCACTGCGACGCCGTCAACCGCCTCGTCGTCTACTTCGCCTTTCCGCTCTTCGGCTTCGACTTCACCGCCCGCGCCGGCTCCTTCGCCGCCGGCTACCGCGTCCTGGCGGCCGACGCCGTCGCCAAGCTCATCGTCGTGCTCGCGCTCGCCGGGTGCGCCGCCGCCCGGCGCGCCAAGGCCGCGAcgcgccgcggcggcggcagcgcgcccTCGTCCTACTCCTGGTGCATCACCGGCTTCTCGCTGGCGGCGCTCAACAACGGGCTCCTCGTGGGCGTGCCGCTGCTGGACGCCATGTACGGCAAGTGGGCGCGCGACGTCATCGTGCAGCTCTCGGTGCTGCAGGCCGTCGTCTGGCTCCCGCTGATGCTGGTCGTCTTCGAGGCGAGGCAGGCCTGGCTGGAGGTGACCCCGGAGCCGGCTGATCAAGGCGCCGtcgcgcgcgaagaaggcgacctgCAGGAGGCGCCGGGGAGCGACGTCCACCGGCCAGCAGCAGCCGGAGATGGCCGGAAAATGGCGGCGACGGGGTGCGCGTTCTGGGCGCCGCTTCTGCGAGCGGTCGGGGTGAAGCTCGCCCGCAACCCCAACGTGTACGCCAGCCTCCTTGGGGTCGCGTGGTCTTTCGTGGCAAACAG GTGGCACCTGAAGATGCCAAGCATCATAGATGGCTCCATCGCGATCATGTCAAAGACCTGCATTGGAATGGGAATGTTCAGCATGG GCATGTTCATAGGACTACAAGACAAGTTTATTGTGTGTGGACTAGGCTTGACCGCGTTGAGCTTGGTGTTGAGGTTCATCGTGGCACCGGCCGCCACCGTAGCTGGAGCCCTAATTTTAGGACTCCGTGGTGACCTTCTACGTGTTACTATCTTGCAG GCTGCACTGCCACAGTCAGTCGCAACATTTGTCTTCTCACGAGAGTATGACCTGCATGCTGGTGTACTTAGTACCGC GATTATAGTCAGCACACTGGCTTCGTTGCCTATGTTAACCGCATATTATCTTGTTTTAGGGCTTGTAATATAG